The proteins below are encoded in one region of Mycteria americana isolate JAX WOST 10 ecotype Jacksonville Zoo and Gardens chromosome 22, USCA_MyAme_1.0, whole genome shotgun sequence:
- the NXPH3 gene encoding neurexophilin-3, translated as MHLPRSCIVLLIQGSISLLVICGQEEPGKGAEQHEPKTQERAQVQKMRGLLSPKPLLTPTLLQNMTLPELVSSSRELWDILDNLSERDHAPHPRGPRDLGPASGKLKKIFGWGDFYSNIKTVKLNLLITGKVVDHGNGTVNVFFRHNSTGQGNISVSLVPPTKAVEFDLEQQIFIEAKESKIFNCRVEYEKVDRAKKTTLCTYDPSKTCYHEHTQSHVSWVCSKPFKVICIYITFYSIDYRLVQKVCPDYNYHSDVPYYPSG; from the exons ATGCATCTCCCTCGGAGCTGCATCGTCCTCCTCATCCAGGGGAGCATCTCTCTGCTG GTGATCTGTGGCCAAGAAGAACCAGGGAAAGGTGCAGAGCAACATGAACCCAAGACCCAGGAGAGAGCTCAAGTGCAGAAGATGAGAGGGCTGCTCTCTCCAAAGCCCCTGTTAACTCCAACCTTACTGCAGAACATGACCCTCCCGGAGCTGGTGAGCAGCTCACGGGAGTTATGGGATATCCTGGACAACCTGTCCGAGCGGGACCACGCTCCACACCCCAGAGGACCAAGGGACTTGGGGCCAGCCTCaggcaaacttaaaaaaatttttgGCTGGGGAGATTTCTATTCCAATATCAAGACAGTGAAGTTGAACCTCTTGATCACTGGAAAGGTCGTTGATCATGGCAACGGCACAGTCAACGTCTTCTTCCGACACAACTCTACTGGGCAAGGGAACATCTCCGTCAGCCTCGTCCCCCCCACCAAGGCAGTGGAGTTTGACCTGGAGCAACAGATCTTCATCGAGGCCAAAGAATCCAAAATCTTCAACTGCCGCGTGGAGTACGAGAAAGTGGATCGTGCCAAGAAGACCACGCTCTGCACTTACGACCCATCTAAGACCTGCTACCATGAGCACACCCAAAGTCACGTCTCCTGGGTCTGCTCGAAGCCCTTCAAAGTCATCTGCATCTACATCACCTTCTACAGCATAGACTACAGGCTGGTGCAGAAAGTGTGTCCCGACTACAACTATCACAGCGACGTACCCTACTACCCCTCGGGATGA